The Fibrobacter sp. nucleotide sequence ATTTAAACTTAAATACCCGATAATCCCGTCCACACAAAAGAATATGCTTCTCTTCCAATATTTGTATCTCAACCACACAAAATCGTATAATTCACCGTATGAATTTCTTTGAGGTTGAATGGACACCCGAAAAAATCGTACGCTTCTGGAATGCTTATGAAGATACACCTGGAATGCAAAATTGGCATTTCAGCAAACAACGGGGAGCAGCACTTCTTTCCTGGACTTCAAAAAAAGCTTCCATCTGTGCTCCTGTCCTCGACCTGGGCTGTGGATCTGGTCACCTCACTTCTTTATTGCTGGCCCGGGGGATTCAAACTTACGGGGCTGATGTATCAGATAATACCGAAAAGATAGTTATTGGACGATTCAAAGGTGATTACAACTTCCTGGGCTTCAAACAAATCGAAGCCGGAAAGCCATTGCCTTTTGAAAACAATTCCATTAAGACAATATTTCTCCTCGAAACTGTCGAACATCTGCTTCAGCCAGTTCTTGATAACCTGCTTCTTGAGTGCAGACGCATTCTGGCCTCAGGAGGATACATCATTGTCACGACCCCAAACCAGGAAAATCTTAAGGATTCTTTTGTCTTCTGCAGAAACTGTGGTGCTCAATTTCATTCTTTCCAGCATGTCCGTTCTTTAAACAGCAGCTCCCTTTGGGCTTTCCTTGAAAAGGCAGGATTTAAAAAAGTGATTTGCCGTTCTGCTGTACTGTTTCCAGACTGGAGCGTATGGCTGGTAGCACAAAAATGCAGAAGAGCATCCTGGATTCCCTGCCCGGAATGTGGTTACCATGTACCAAATACCTCGATATCCTCTGGTAACAGAATTAAATCTATAATAAGAGAACTTTACCATCTGGTATGCATCGCCAGCGCCTGACCACTCAGTTCCGGATTCACCTGCGAGGTGAAACAGTGATCAAAGGAAATCTCATTAATTCATCTCTGAGGTAACGTGAGAAGTCCTTAATTCATCTTGTATGTTTAAATTATGCAAAAAAATCATATTAAAGGTGAATTATTGTTCTATGTGAGATGTTCTTTAGATGTTCCAATCACAAAAAAAAGGCTCTCAATGCTAAAAAGTAAAAAAAGGGACAGACTAACTTTTTACTTTTTAGGTTTTTTTGTTTCAGTCCCAAACCAACGATCCGCCACGATACAAGTTCCCTGGTTCTGAGTCCTTATTTCATCTCCGGGGTAAAATTCCCGCAATACCACCACCCCTCAAATCGAACTAATTATTCATACAAAAGCATTTCAGGGCAAATTCTATTGCTTTGAGTTACCGTGTAATTTATTTTTCAAAACTGTTTTGCCCCTTTGGATAACGGGCTAGTAACTCAGTGGTAGAGTATCGCCCTTTTAAGGCGAGAGTCGAAGGTTCGAATCCTTCCTAGCTCATTTTCCCTTGCCTGCCGAATCCCCGCTTTTGAATACTGAGAGATAAATGAAAATAGAACCTTTTCAGAATCTATGGGCTTCCTATTCATTTCCCGGCATTTCTCAATGGCTCAGGGAAAAACCCCGTAATGCACTCTTCTCCGGATTGAACGGTTCCAGCGATGCTTTCCTGATAAGCGATCTCCTGGTCCGTTCCCAGCGTCCATTGCTGGTACTTGTTGACAGCAGCAAAAAAGCGGAAACTTTTACCGACGAATGTAAATCTTTCCTCGGCGATGATTCAGTCGCACTGTTTCCTTCCAGGGATGCCGTACCGTACAACATGAAATCACCTTTCGGCCCCACTGTTGAGGCACGGTTCGGTGTTCTTTCAAGCCTGCTGGATGGTGCAAGGAAAGTATATGTTGCTCCATATACCACCCTGATGCAGAAGATACTGCCAAGAAAAAACCTGTTCAACAAAATCATCCGCCTGCAGGTTGGAGATGAGATCTCTATTTCCACCCTTTCCGAATGGTTGGTTGACAATGGATTCCACCGGGAAAACCAGGTTGCTGATATTGGAACTTTCAGTATCAGGGGCGGCATTGTTGATATATATCCTCTGCTTGGTGAAAACCCGATCAGAATCGAGTTCTGGGGAGATACGATCGAAACGATCAGGGAGTTCAACGTTTTTACTCAGAAATCTGTCGAGTCAAAAAAATCGGTTCAGATTTTTCCCATGAAGGAGTTTTGTTTCAGTAACTCCCAGATAGAGGCCGCTCTGGAAAGGATGGCAGAGTATTGCAGGGTGTCTGACAATGAATCCATGGTAGTTCACAAGCTTGATCATCAGTGGAAAAGTGTGGGTGATCTGGAGGGAATCGAATGGTTTTTACACTGGTTTGAACAGCCTTGCTCTTCAATTCTCGATTATTTATCAAACGATACCATTATTGTCTGGAATGACATGGTACCTGTAGGGCGGCGCCTCGATGAATCACGTCAGAATTATGCCAGACACCTGGAGAGAGTCCCGGAAATCTTTTTACCTTTCATCTCCTCTCCGGATAAGCTTCTTCACAAGGATAATTCAATAACAGATGATCTGAATTGTTTTGATAATATCTTCATGGAAACACTTGATACCCCGGCAGATACCGTGAAATTCAAGGTTTCTGTCGATGAACAGCCTCAGCTTCCAAAGGAGATCGATTCCCTTGCCGCTGATCTGAGAACATACGACGAAAAAGGATTTCGTTGTATCCTGATCTGCCCGAATCTGGGTCATGCAGAAAGAATGCAGGAGTTGATTTCCGACTCTTGCCCCTTTGTTGAGTTTTCCACCGGATTTCTCCTCAGAGGATTTATCGATTTCCAGAACAAGTTTCTCCTTTATTCCGAGGCACAGATCTTCAACCGTGCGGTTAGGCCGGTTCACATTAAAAAACAGAAAGCCGGCATTCCTCTCGTCGGATTCGACTCTCTTTCTCCTCAAGACTATGTTGTTCATGAAGATCACGGAATAGCCAGATTTCTCGGAATCGAGCGCATCAAAACCGGTGAGAGCCAGAGTGATTGTATGGTTCTCATGTATGCGGATAATGCTAAAGTCTATGTACCAATAGAGGATTTCCATAAAGTTCAGAAATATGTCGGCAAAGACACGGTTGTCCCCTCACTGTCAAAAATTGGAACCTCTGCCTGGGAACGGCTGAAGACCCGCACACGTGAATCTTTAAAGGAAATGGCTCAGGAGCTGATTGACCTCTATGCTAAACGTCAGTTCCTTGAGGGGATAAAATTCCAGCCGGATAATCTCTGGCAGAAGGAATTCGAGGATACTTTCATCTATGAGGAAACTCCTGATCAGTTGCGGGCCATAAAGGAGTCAAAAGAGGACATGGAATCTTCCAGGCCAATGGACAGGCTTATCTGTGGTGATGTTGGTTTTGGAAAGACCGAAGTAGCCATGAGAGCGGCATTCAAGGCTGTGATGTCGGGATATCAGGTTGCAGTGCTTGCGCCAACCACTATACTGGCAGCTCAACACTATGCTACTTTCTGTGAACGGATGTCTAATTTTCCGGTCAAGATCGGAATGCTGAGCAGGTTTCTGAAACCCTCTGAACAAAAACCGGTTCTCCAGAAAGTGCATGATGGCGGGGTAGACATTGTTATCGGTACTCACAGGATTCTCTCTGAGGATGTTGCGTTCAAAAATCTTGGACTGCTCATTATCGATGAGGAGCAGCGGTTTGGAGTAAAACACAAAGAGAAGCTAAAGCAGCTAAGATATAAAGTCGATGTTCTTTCAATGACTGCGACTCCCATCCCCAGGACTTTACACATGTCCCTGATCGGGGCCAGAGATCTTTCAATAATTAATACTCCTCCACGCAACCGCCTTCCGATAGAAACCAGGGTTGCTGAGTACCATGACGAGCTCGTCAAGTCTGCTGTGGAAAACGAGCTTGAGCGAGGTGGTCAGGTTTATTTTGTCAATAACAGGATAAAAAATCTCGATGCTCTGCAGGATAAAATAGAGGCTCTTGTCCCCAGGGCAAGGATAATCTCGGCTCACGGTCAAATGGATGAGAAAGTGCTGGAGATGATCATGAAGGAGTTCATCGCCGGGCGCTTTGATGTCCTCCTGTCAACGGTTATCATCGAAAACGGACTCGACATCCCCAACGTTAATACAATAATTGTCAACCGGGCCGACACCCTGGGACTCTCGCAGCTCTACCAGCTAAGGGGCAGGGTAGGGCGCTCTTCTGAACAAGCCTATGCATATTTTCTCACTCCTCCCTTCAAACAGATCAGTGAAGACTCACTGAAACGGCTGCGTGCTCTGGAGCAGTACACCGATCTTGGGTCCGGGTTTCAGATTGCCATGCGGGATCTGGAGATCAGGGGTGCGGGTAATATTCTGGGAACTCGTCAGCATGGATTTATTGCTGCTGTCGGGTTTGAACTCTACTGCCGTCTCCTTCAGGATGCGGTAAAGGAGCTGAAAGGTGAAAAACCAGAGGTTAAAGCTCAGGAAGTAAAAATTGAAATACCATTGGAGGCCTATATTCCAACTGAATATATCTCTGATGGGCCTACTAGAATTGCTGTTTACCAGGAACTCTCCTCTATCTCCTCCTTCCAGGATCTTGCAGAGGTGGAAAAGGGCATTTGTGACCGTTTTGGCGCTTTGCCCGGAAGTGTGGATGCTTTGATGCTTATGATGAAAATCAAACTTCAGGCCCGCCAGCTTGGTTTATCCAGGGTCGCTATCAATAAAAACAACGAACTTATGCTGTCTTTTGAAGGTGATCAGGAACAGATCAGGGAAAATATCAAAAACGTTTTTCAATCCAGCGACAGGGAGTTCCAGGTTCAGTATGACACCCCTATCACTCTGCATACCCGCCTCAGTGCACAGCGAATATATGAACAGGCTATGGAATCTCTTGACATCCTCTGCCGTATTTCACAAAATGTCAGCAGAGAATGTCAGCCTCAGTAATAATTTCCTTAAATGGATTTCCGGAAATGCATCATGTATTTTTATCACAGGGTTTTCTGCCCTTCTTCGTATGGAAAACCATCCTGATATCAACATACCCGGATCACCAGAGCAGGAATGACAAAGATTAAAAAATATTACATATACCCGGCCGTAGTCCTTTGTACTCTCTCTTTCTGCGGGTGTCGGGAGAAGAACAATAGCCCGGTCCTGGCGCGTGTCGGAAATTCTGTGCTTACTGTCGATGACCTGTACAG carries:
- a CDS encoding class I SAM-dependent methyltransferase; protein product: MQNWHFSKQRGAALLSWTSKKASICAPVLDLGCGSGHLTSLLLARGIQTYGADVSDNTEKIVIGRFKGDYNFLGFKQIEAGKPLPFENNSIKTIFLLETVEHLLQPVLDNLLLECRRILASGGYIIVTTPNQENLKDSFVFCRNCGAQFHSFQHVRSLNSSSLWAFLEKAGFKKVICRSAVLFPDWSVWLVAQKCRRASWIPCPECGYHVPNTSISSGNRIKSIIRELYHLVCIASA
- the mfd gene encoding transcription-repair coupling factor, producing the protein MKIEPFQNLWASYSFPGISQWLREKPRNALFSGLNGSSDAFLISDLLVRSQRPLLVLVDSSKKAETFTDECKSFLGDDSVALFPSRDAVPYNMKSPFGPTVEARFGVLSSLLDGARKVYVAPYTTLMQKILPRKNLFNKIIRLQVGDEISISTLSEWLVDNGFHRENQVADIGTFSIRGGIVDIYPLLGENPIRIEFWGDTIETIREFNVFTQKSVESKKSVQIFPMKEFCFSNSQIEAALERMAEYCRVSDNESMVVHKLDHQWKSVGDLEGIEWFLHWFEQPCSSILDYLSNDTIIVWNDMVPVGRRLDESRQNYARHLERVPEIFLPFISSPDKLLHKDNSITDDLNCFDNIFMETLDTPADTVKFKVSVDEQPQLPKEIDSLAADLRTYDEKGFRCILICPNLGHAERMQELISDSCPFVEFSTGFLLRGFIDFQNKFLLYSEAQIFNRAVRPVHIKKQKAGIPLVGFDSLSPQDYVVHEDHGIARFLGIERIKTGESQSDCMVLMYADNAKVYVPIEDFHKVQKYVGKDTVVPSLSKIGTSAWERLKTRTRESLKEMAQELIDLYAKRQFLEGIKFQPDNLWQKEFEDTFIYEETPDQLRAIKESKEDMESSRPMDRLICGDVGFGKTEVAMRAAFKAVMSGYQVAVLAPTTILAAQHYATFCERMSNFPVKIGMLSRFLKPSEQKPVLQKVHDGGVDIVIGTHRILSEDVAFKNLGLLIIDEEQRFGVKHKEKLKQLRYKVDVLSMTATPIPRTLHMSLIGARDLSIINTPPRNRLPIETRVAEYHDELVKSAVENELERGGQVYFVNNRIKNLDALQDKIEALVPRARIISAHGQMDEKVLEMIMKEFIAGRFDVLLSTVIIENGLDIPNVNTIIVNRADTLGLSQLYQLRGRVGRSSEQAYAYFLTPPFKQISEDSLKRLRALEQYTDLGSGFQIAMRDLEIRGAGNILGTRQHGFIAAVGFELYCRLLQDAVKELKGEKPEVKAQEVKIEIPLEAYIPTEYISDGPTRIAVYQELSSISSFQDLAEVEKGICDRFGALPGSVDALMLMMKIKLQARQLGLSRVAINKNNELMLSFEGDQEQIRENIKNVFQSSDREFQVQYDTPITLHTRLSAQRIYEQAMESLDILCRISQNVSRECQPQ